One Oncorhynchus kisutch isolate 150728-3 linkage group LG13, Okis_V2, whole genome shotgun sequence DNA window includes the following coding sequences:
- the LOC109902778 gene encoding proteasome subunit alpha type-7 → MAARYDRAITVFSPDGHLFQVEYAQEAVKKGSTAVGIRGKDIVVLGVEKKSVAKLQEERTVRKICALDDHVCMAFAGLTADARIVINRARVECQSHRLTVEDPVTVEYITRHIATLKQRYTQSNGRRPFGISALIVGFDNDGTPRLYQTDPSGTYHAWKANSIGRSAKTVREFLEKNYTDEAIATDNEAIKLAIKALLEVVQSGGKNIELAVIRRNQPLKLLESKEIETLVAEIEKEKEEEAEKKKPKKST, encoded by the exons ATGGCCGCTAGATATGATAGAGCTATAACAGTATTTTCCCCCGATGGACACCTGTTTCAAGTGGAATATGCACAAGAGGCTGTGAAAAAAGGCTCTACTGCG GTGGGCATCAGAGGGAAAGACATTGTCGTTTTGGGTGTTGAGAAAAAGTCTGTAGCTAAACTCCAAGAGGAGAGGACTGTACGCAAAATATGTGCACTTGATGATCATGTCTGTATGGCATTTGCAG GTCTGACGGCCGATGCTCGTATCGTTATCAACAGAGCCAGGGTGGAGTGTCAGAGCCACCGGCTTACTGTAGAGGACCCTGTTACTGTGGAGTATATCACACGCCACATTGCCACACTCAAACAG CGCTACACACAGAGTAATGGACGCAGACCCTTCGGTATCTCTGCTCTGATCGTGGGCTTTGACAACGATGGAACCCCACGACTCTACCAAACGGACCCATCTGGAACATATCATGCCTGGAAG GCCAATTCTATCGGTCGCAGTGCAAAGACTGTCCGGGAGTTTCTGGAGAAGAACTACACAGACGAGGCCATCGCTACTGACAACGAGGCTATAAAGCTGGCCATCAAAGCCCTGCTGGAG GTTGTTCAGTCAGGAGGAAAGAACATTGAGCTGGCAGTGATCAGGAGGAATCAGCCACTgaag CTTTTGGAGTCTAAAGAAATTGAAACCCTTGTGGCTGAAAtcgagaaggagaaagaggaggaggcagagaaaaaGAAGCCGAAAAAATCGACATAA